The nucleotide window GTGGCTTTGCGGTAATTCTTGGGGCACTCAAACGACAAGCATCTGAACCCTCCTTGGATGTTGAAGCAGGTCTCAGTTCCGCTGCAGTTGTGTGTTCCCGTCACACATTCATCcacatctgagaaataaagacACATACGGATATTACAAGTTGTCACATGCTGTATAGATAAAATTATGAGTGATCACACAAGATCATGGTATAATCTGCATACCACCTGAAGAGATAAGCAAATTCAATTActaaatgcatacacacagaTTGCATCTCATTGTTTATAATTTGAATATGGAAAAACAAAGCTTATAAATGGAACTATGGGAAAAAATTAGCTATACAAAGCAGtctactgcagttttttttagctaCACTATGTTTTATTATCTATTGATCCTGCCAGCAGATCTGTTGATTGTTTTCAGAGTGACAACAGTGTTCATCTGCAGTGGAACCActaaagtgttgtcaccctaaatgCAAGAATAATCTAAAAAGCTTACATGTTTATGTGGTGTGATGTGTGCGTGGAACCGTTTTTTGCAACTGCATCCTTAGAACCTAAttcttataataaatattcagtattaATGTAACAGTGAAAGGTGGAGTATCCAATTCAACACAGTTATACAGTTCAATACAGATTCTGTAAGAGGGGCTTAATCCTGTGGGCACAACTAGTAAAACAGGGGAACATTCACCTTGACAGTTGCGTCCGTTGGGTGCCAGTGTGTATCCAGTGAGTGGGCAGGTACAGCGGAAGCTACCAGGAACATTATTGCAGCGATATGAGCAAATGTGGCCACCAGTTGGCAAAGCGCATTCATCAATATCTGGAATAAGAATAAAAGTACTGTATtagttacaaaaatgtattggaCCAGCATCTCGGTGCATCCTTTTGGTATCAGTACACCTGTCACAAAAAAAGGAGGCTGACCATATTCTGTAAATGCTAGGAGGTCTGTTATTATGCTGATCATAATGTTCATCAGGACACAAATAGACGTTAGTTAATCTTCCCAGAAGAGAAACAGAGAGAAATTAAAACTTTACACATGTCCCAGGGCTTTCCTACTTTATCTAAACTGAAAATGTCTTTAAGTACTCTTTAAGTAAAACTTATAAAGTAAAAGCTTACAGGTCAGTAACACTTGTTTTACATCTATACTGCAACTGTTTGGTCATTAGAATAGGTGCTAGGTGTATTGGCAGTATTTCTTCTTGGAATTAGCCTGGCCAATAAAGGCTTTTTCTGCACCCAGCCCTCCCTTGTCCTCTAAAGGCTCATTTTAGGACTAAAGTATGAAACTGCATGGCCGGCTGTTATTGGGCACAGGTCAAATTGCTACTGTGCACCCAGAAGTGGCAAATtgtgggtaaccagatttgcatgcaACTGCGATACAAACTTTCAAACAACAACTGCATGACAGTAACTTTTGGGAACCAAACTGCAATATGCCGCAACTGCGGCCAAAACTGCATGCAAAAGAAAGCTCTCCTATTCACTGAATCGCAGTAGGGGCCTTGGCAGAATGCTGTGGCTTACTGtgagtctgaaatggcccttaaagtTTTTGAGCTCAAGGAACGTAGATTGAATAACAGACTCAATTTACTAATAACTGGACTATTGCAATAAGAAAGTTTCAGTGTAAAACTTTTTACCTTCACAGGTAACCCCATCAACGTCACTCAGTTGGTATCCCCGGCGGCAGTAACACTGATATGAGCCATAGACGTTGGCACATTCCTGACTGCAAGGGTTGCTGGTGCATTCATCCACATCTAAAAGGTAACAAACAATCACACTTAGTTATCAATATTGTGCCTTGTACTCCATGCATATTctgtacattttactttaaaaaggtgCTGGTTTTTTCAAAACCACCTTGTCTACAGTGTAAATtgttccatttattattattattattattattattattaataaacaggatttatatagcgccaacatattacgcagcgctgtacatttaccACTGATGTTTCAGttgacaaagaaataaaacagataaCTGTCATAAAGGCGGTATTTCTGTGCATTGCCTAATGTTTGCAAGACATAACTTGAGTCCACTTCAAAAGACAACCAACAAAACCATGTAAGAAGACAATAAAATGGCCATGGGTTTGGTGAAGTTTGGTCTAGTTTGGTGACGTTTGGTGGTAAAGACGAATTTCTGAAAATTATTGCTAACTTGAACATGGAAGAAAAGCTTCCATTTAGTTATCATAAGGagaataatttgtgttttacagCAACAGAATACAGATTTACAATATTTagtgtattattgttttttcaggTCAGCCGCACTTCTGTTTAGTAAACATATGCATAAATCTAGGGATTTGTCATGCACAGTATGTAACTGTGGATACTAAACTATAGGAAAAAAAGTATCCGCTTTGCAGCATACATGTTAACATAGAGTTTTAGTTACAATAGGTCCAGAACTGCTCCGGGATCAAGCAATCCCGCGCGGCTTCCTACAGCTAGCACCTTGCTAGCTGCCACTTGGCTACTTTCACTGGTTCTTAAAGAGTCATAGAGATACATGGAAACTACAGGATCATTGAGACATGCAACAATTCCTAACTGAAGATAACAGCATTTTCAGGTGCTTTCCTCCTTCTAAAAGTATAAAGGACTTGGTTCCATTTGCAAGGAGATTGTCCAGTAAGTGGTAGAATCTACATTTGCAGAAATATTGGTATCTAACCGGTGCCATTTAAGGTTCCTGGAAACAGTTTTGTGTAATAAGTCCTATAAGTCTTTTAATGTACAATTGTCTTACCTTCGCAGTTTCTGCCATCAATAGCCAGTCTGAATCCAGTGGTGCAGCTACAATAGAAGGAGCCGGCAGTATTTTCACACTTATGGGCACAGATACGCCCGGAGTAGCCACGACACTCATTAATATCTAGAGAAAGTAAAGTAGTGCAATGAACAGGATAGTAACAGCAGAACTTGGGCAAAAATCCAACAAACGGGAGCAATAGGAACATTTGGTGGTTAGCACTTGCCTAGCAGGACTTATTTCGACTCCCACCAGAAacacaagtgaaataaaatatgattactACATACTACTACTAATGACATGGATGGTCCTCTTTGCTGTAAGCAAGAGGATGCAAATTCAGATCCTGGATGGTCCATGAAAACTCACCTACACATGACCTCCTCAAGGTGTCAAAGTGGTATCCGGCTCTGCAATCACACCGATAAGATCCGGGCACATTTAAACATGTGTGTCCCTCTCCACAGGGATTCTGACTGCTTGAACACTCATTTATATctgtaagttaaaaaaattagatgCAGGTTATATAAAGGTGTCCTGAATCTGTTCATACATGCAACAGTCGATTTCAACCACTCTGAAGCCAATGGAAACCATAAATAACTTTGCGAGCAATTACTAgtaaaaaggaaatttatttGGTCTACTCTGAATGAGACTCGGCAATTATTCTGAGAGTAAACTACAGTTTTCTGAAGGATTGATTTCAGATAGAAGCAAAATGGGAAACAGTTTTCATTGGAGCAATTTCAATATCATGATTGtggtcatttaaaataattacaaaatgccTCCAAGAGCTTTGGGTTGAGGATAGGCCCACCTCATTAACAAACATGCAATTATGTTGTTATGTGAAAATGAAGGCTGTTGTACTGGACACAGGGAATCATCTACTGTAAGTGCAGAATTGACACTGACCATCTGACAAGATCCTGCAGCCAAAATGTAGAACGCTGCATGGTACTAGAATATTAGAGAGATTCTTACGTCAACTGCTTCATCCAGTTCTTAGCCACAAATTCCATTTTACTCTGCTATCTTAGAATCAAGATCCTTAAGATATGCATTACTCTGGtccttttttttagtatattttatgtatattttacgAAACCAGACAAAAGCAATATACAGTCATTAGATATATGTAAAGCAATGTACATGCCTTAAGCATTATCATAGTGGTGCACATACCTTCACACTTTGTTCCGTCAGCACTCAGATGGTAACCCCGTCCGCAGTTGACCACGTGGCGTTGACATGTGTAGGAGCCCTCAGTATTAATACAGGTCTGGCCTGGAGGACATGGCGCATTTAGGCTCAAACATTCATTGATATCTGCATTTgggaaattgaaaaaagaaagagttattattatttgttcatttaaaggAAGTAATATTTAACAAAGGATTGAAAACAGCATCttgcaatttattaataaatactagcatgtttctttctcttcatttttacATAAGACCTCATGCCATCTACTGGGGAATATGCCCAGCACATTTGACAGTCTTATCTTACCAATACAGTTGCCAAGTGCATCCTGTATGAAACCGGCACTGCACTGGAGTTTGGGTCGGCAGCGGAAGGACCCAGGTGTGTTTTGGCAGTTGAAGGTGGGGAGACAGTTGTGAGTTCCTGTTGAACATTCATCAATATCTGCAAATTAGAATACAACACTCAGTTATCATACCAGAAACAAAgtaattatatatactatacatgtaTTCTTAATATTTCTTCAAATGATGCACTGTTTCATTCATAAAATCTACATATGAATAAAATAGTAACCACACTGAAACAAATCATTGTATTTACTTAATGAAATTTGTACACTCTTTGCAAGAGTTATTTTACACAGTGATTGGCTTTGTGCGCACATGCTCACATTCACAATCAGCTTTGGAACAGGTTTGGTCCATCCCATGGACTGCCACTGCATTGAGAACATCGGTCCAAAATAAACGTTTCTGAGACTTACGTGAATATATTGTAATCAGAACAGCACGCCTTAAGGTATATGTATACCCTtacaataaacttctcttatttgctccattttgcttttttaatatatgcaaaaaatacctgttgattctgccagaaatcttgtgagcttATAATGTTTTGTGATCTCTGCCTAAGCTGTAGTCTTATCAGTTACAATGTTTTCAGGTATATGTGAGAATTACAGAACACCTCCTTCAATGtgatggagagaggaggggggtgCTCTGTATTCCTATTCTATTACAGTGAGCATTGTCTTCCTAGGGCAGAAAAAAGTCAcgacaaaacaaaatattgtggCCACAACATCTAAGGAAAATTGaagtatatttaatttttctttttggattagATGCAGTTTAGATGCACTTCAGTACTGAGGACTTTACATATTAACAAAAACTGTTAAGAAGCTACACAGGGAGGCTAATTCTTCATATCTCTAGAATAGAATGCCCTTTGCTGTTCTGCCCCTCTCTAGGTGGAGCTCATCATACCTTTACAGCTGTTGTCCTCGGTGAGTTCATAGCCTGTGCCACAATTGACCTCTCTCTGGCAGCGGAAGGATCCCACCTGATTGATACAGATCTGCCCAACCTTACAGTTGTGGGTTCCAGAGATACATTCATTAATATCTAAGGACAGAATAATACAACAAGCAGTTGCTATTTAGAGTTGTCAACATTTTTTAGATTGTAGTTTTAGTGAGCAGCAGAAATAGTAAAATACTTTATACTTTGCCAGTAGgaacaatgaaaatacaaaaaaaaaaaggtgaattaaAGTGGAGGAGATTAGAAAAAGAAACGGGAAAGTGAGAACAAGAAAATAGTAcacgaaaaaacaaaaaacaaaagagagagtgaaagtgaaattaaagaaagaacagaaagcaAAGTTACTAAAACAACggagaaaaggaaaatgaaaggaaaatgaaaggggaaaaaaaggaagaaaagaaaagaaaggaaaggtaaACTTTTTTagagagtaaaaagaaaaaaaggaagaaaaggaaagggaaaaaaaataaaaaaggacaatatAAGGAAATAAGAGACCCAGAAAGGTATagtaaaggaaaagtaaaataaaaatgtaaataaatgaaaaggaaaggaacATGGAAAGATGGGAAGGGAATGAAAAGGAAGATGAATAGATAGAAAAGAAGGGAAGGGTTGGCTTAACAGATCTCCTCTTGGAAATCTAAGCTGATGGATCTGCTTTTTGATGTTAGTTAGTGAAGATGTTAAACATATCCACTATGTAGGTGAATTTCTTACCTTCACAGGTGACACCATCTGGTTGGAGTTGGTAGCCAGCATAACATGAGCAGACCACACTGGTGCCGGTGTCTCTGCACTGATGATTGCAAGGTCCACCCCCTTGTACAAAAAGGACATAGGATTATGTATCACATATACCATTTTAACATCTTAAAGACTTCACTGAAGATCAGCAGTTGATTTTTTAGTCATTGAACATTCTAGGAGCCTGCCAATGCCCCTGAAATATCATCACTGAACTTACCTCTGCAGCGGTCACCCATCATGAAGTCTTCAGTATCAGCATTGGAAATTGAGGGTCTGTTAGCtggggaaataaaacaaaatgacttaATATCTGGTTGGTTTATGTGATATATAGCCTATGTATAAAAAACTGAACTGTACCACCTAGTACAAAACAACTTTTCAATATTAAGATAGAATGTATGATGCACTAGAGATTAAAGctgaacacaaaaatacataactTTTGTAACTTTGTTTGTCCTTTATTCAGTAATCAAACAGGAGGGTAGGATGAGTAGACTTTTGATTCTTCCATACTGATTGTAAACAGGCATGACAAAGTTTAAATCAAGCTTGTCCCAAACTGGGTAGTTAACATTTAACATATCATGAAAAAACACCTATTAGCAGATACCAGTAAGTGTACAGAATGTATAGCCAacattgtttcatttgttttggataaagtagttAAAGTAAGccctctttcattttatttttgttgcggAATTGTACCTTATTGGTCATTGTCTCAGATATGAAACAAGGGAATCACCACTAAGTGAGGGGAATTCTTTTTTAGACAGTTCTCTTCATTAGAAGATTTCACCTCTTTTGCAAATGctaaattttgaatttttcatCACATTCCACCTACGGGACAGTGGTCAAATGGGCCAACAGAGAGAGTGAATCCTAACTAGGTGGACTTTAAATGATCATTTCCGAATGGCTTTCTGTAAGAACACTTTACCTTCATCTTGGCTGGCTGTATCAGGTCCATCTTGGCCTTTGACACAGCAGGCCCGGAAGACGAGACTGCACTGGTAACCCAAGAACAAGCTCTGCTCACAGCTCTGGCCTTGTGCCTGGGCCGTCCTGCCCAGCAAGCAGCAGTTGCAGCATCTCTGAAGAAACACATAAAGCCAGGAATAAGTAAACTCTGATTTATCAATGATAACTagattttataaatgtaacaagGACACTTTAATATGAAGAGTTAGATAACAgcagcaaaaatactttttttcaaaagacattatactatatttatagcCAGAACATTAATCTTAGTTTTTGAAGAAAGAGAATATGATGGGAAATCTCTCTTGGTCTCTGCTAGAGGAGTCACATCTGGAGCCCCACTTTACAtcaaagttttcactttacattaacaGCCCCTATTTAGATCTGGTATTACCTTTACATCAGAGCCCCCATTCACATTATTGTCTACCTTCACACCCTTTacatctgccccccccccaacacacacagaACCCTACGTTTACATCAGGAGCCTTAAGACCCCATGAGCCCTCAGCAGCTCAGCCACAATCGCATCTGGTGGAGGAGATATTTTATTAGTCTTAACTTGCTTTGCTCGGACAGATGACAATTAGATTACCTAATGCAGAGCAAGGAGGAGGGGGTCAATAATAGAACATATCCTCAGCTGGCCCTATGTACAACAGTAAGCAACCAGAGAGTGGTGATGAGGAGGGCCCCTACATACATTTTTGGATAAAGGAGTCAGTCTCGATCAAGACCTGTGTAACCCCTGTTCCTACACCACAGTACACCAGAAAGTGGGGGTGAACAAAGGGAGgtgggaggtgcaaagtgtgtcatTGCTAGGGGCCTTGGAAaccttagccaacaggggccccaagtaaGTTcggtgtagggggggggggtgtaaagtAAGTTCTGCAGGGGCCCATTGTTGATTAGACCTGCCACCATCAGGGAGTGCACAGCATATCAATTACAAGCAAGTAAAAATAGCTAttgaatacataatattaattaagattattacattattaatattattataccataACATTATTAGGATTGCTTGTGAATATCAAAATCCATagcaaaagggagaaaaatcaaatataaccATTATCTGGCAGTAACAGACACATGAGGACTTAATCTCATGCATTCAAGCTTGTAATTTTGTATGTTATGCCATTGGTAAAAGTATTTGACTAGTAATACTAATAGATTACAATTTTATATccttttcaagattttttttaaccactttcACTTGTTACAAATGTTTCTCAATGAACTCAGTCCTCTGCTCTCAGTCTGCCAAGATACTCTGACAGAGACCAAATGACCAAATTGCCATGGCTTAGATCACATGACAGGGTTCTGGACATTTACATAATGTCGCCGAATATACAAAAGGTTATGGTTTAGGCACATTTGGTTTAGGAACATTTATTAATGATGCAAGCTAAATGATACAATATATTGGAGCCACCCAATATTTGTGGAatttcaaaaattaatttaacTGCATGCATTAATCTTTTTAGTAATCAGTAGGAATAGTACTGTGCTTGTCATTTGGTATATATACACAAGGGGGCGCTATGGAGtaacaatacatttacaaagaCATTGCTGTAAATTTGGTACAAGTTTACATtgatgtaaatgacagataccATAGTCACAGAAAAGACCTAATCAGCTGTGAATAGTAGCAGTCTGTTGTCTGATGCTGAAAAGGTGTATTACAGAGCCCTCAGAGATGAAAAGTCAGGACCTGTGTTGAAAGACGGTCATACAAAATAGTGATCACAAAGATCATTCCACACTGGTTAAACTGTACAGGACAGAAGTTCTTCTCACCTTTGCAAACCTGGATTCGCAGGTAGCATTTTCCTCCTCGCTGATGTCACAAGCATCCTTCTCATTGGCAATGGTTATGCCAGAGGTACAATGAAGCTCCTCCAACTGATTAATACAACATTGTTCTTGGGTTATCCTATGGAGAAAACAGCCAATTTACATTACTTTTGGCATACCATTTATTTTTCCAGACATTTTTATGTAAGATTAAATGTGCATTTGACCTATTTTACACATGATTTTACCTGTCCCATGTGTAGGAATCCAAACGCCCTAAGACTTCTGCTGGGGACTGCCATGGATGTGAAATGAGCAGTCCCAGTGCACTCAGAGCTATTCTCAACCTGAGTTCCGTGGGACCCTTGGGTTCATCCAGAACAGTCTTATCTTTTtagttagccaaaaagataattgatgtcacttaaactgacctgaaagtcacaaattgctcattgctcaaggccTCTGTAAACTTCTGGTGGAACTATaaggttccactgaaccctggttgagaaactgcgCTAAAGGTTGCTGGGGGTGCAGTTATTggcctttcttttttattgtgcatgCATAGTCCTTGGGCTCATATTAATTGGCAGAGTCAGTGGCATgaaaccaataatctttttaggtGCCTGTAAAGGTGACAaaccttaggctacatacacacaatagatttttgtcgctggaaaagatcattcacaatcctttcctatgacaaaagactgcacaatgcacgaACGAGGAAAGAGGGGGCTCTGCTAGGGAACTGACTTTTTCTGAAATACTCATATTGGATGGATTCACATGGAAATAGAAAGGAATAACCCTACAAGTaagaatttaatacatttttttctgtgatttcacCTACGTTTTTaacaggct belongs to Pyxicephalus adspersus chromosome 2, UCB_Pads_2.0, whole genome shotgun sequence and includes:
- the FBLN1 gene encoding fibulin-1 isoform X1, whose translation is MSPPQKMLLLSLLSIFLHRASAQITVDTCCTSGYEWASQKQECKNLPVISESKQCRITQEQCCINQLEELHCTSGITIANEKDACDISEEENATCESRFAKRCCNCCLLGRTAQAQGQSCEQSLFLGYQCSLVFRACCVKGQDGPDTASQDEANRPSISNADTEDFMMGDRCRGGGPCNHQCRDTGTSVVCSCYAGYQLQPDGVTCEDINECISGTHNCKVGQICINQVGSFRCQREVNCGTGYELTEDNSCKDIDECSTGTHNCLPTFNCQNTPGSFRCRPKLQCSAGFIQDALGNCIDINECLSLNAPCPPGQTCINTEGSYTCQRHVVNCGRGYHLSADGTKCEDINECSSSQNPCGEGHTCLNVPGSYRCDCRAGYHFDTLRRSCVDINECRGYSGRICAHKCENTAGSFYCSCTTGFRLAIDGRNCEDVDECTSNPCSQECANVYGSYQCYCRRGYQLSDVDGVTCEDIDECALPTGGHICSYRCNNVPGSFRCTCPLTGYTLAPNGRNCQDVDECVTGTHNCSGTETCFNIQGGFRCLSFECPKNYRKATETYERSDTSRCIKSCWPNDISCIMDPVHTISNTVVSLPTFREFNQPQDIIFLRAITPAYSVGPKPDIQFAITEGNLRDSFDIQKRWMDGTTVGVVRQVKPIVGPFHATLKLEMNYVVGGVLSHRNIVNVHIFVSEFWF
- the FBLN1 gene encoding fibulin-1 isoform X2, whose amino-acid sequence is MSPPQKMLLLSLLSIFLHRASAQITVDTCCTSGYEWASQKQECKNLPVISESKQCRITQEQCCINQLEELHCTSGITIANEKDACDISEEENATCESRFAKRCCNCCLLGRTAQAQGQSCEQSLFLGYQCSLVFRACCVKGQDGPDTASQDEANRPSISNADTEDFMMGDRCRGGGPCNHQCRDTGTSVVCSCYAGYQLQPDGVTCEDINECISGTHNCKVGQICINQVGSFRCQREVNCGTGYELTEDNSCKDIDECSTGTHNCLPTFNCQNTPGSFRCRPKLQCSAGFIQDALGNCIDINECLSLNAPCPPGQTCINTEGSYTCQRHVVNCGRGYHLSADGTKCEDINECSSSQNPCGEGHTCLNVPGSYRCDCRAGYHFDTLRRSCVDINECRGYSGRICAHKCENTAGSFYCSCTTGFRLAIDGRNCEDVDECTSNPCSQECANVYGSYQCYCRRGYQLSDVDGVTCEDIDECALPTGGHICSYRCNNVPGSFRCTCPLTGYTLAPNGRNCQDVDECVTGTHNCSGTETCFNIQGGFRCLSFECPKNYRKATETRCERMPCFDNECQSQPLRITYHHLSFPTNVPIPSEIFRMGPSHVLVGDSIQLSIISGNEKGYFITKNDNSHSGLVAVQHPVTEPEDFFLTIQMNLIRHGTLNTFIAKLHVFVTAEL